In a single window of the Streptomyces cinnabarinus genome:
- a CDS encoding MHYT domain-containing protein: MGHLDHAALGWLTPALSYVMACIGAALGLRCTVRALAATGRSRRNWLVTAASAIGTGIWTMHFVAMLGFSVSGTDIRYDVPLTIASLLVAMAVVCAGVFAVGYGRDRTRALFLGGLTTGLGVASMHYLGMAAVRLHGQVDYDPVRVGLSVLIAVVAATAALWAALNIRSPVAVTVASLIMGAAVSSMHYTGMFAVSVRVAPGGDVLPGATAMQFIFPLAVGLGSYLFLTSAFVALSPTTGEREASASAQRPVESAAR, translated from the coding sequence ATGGGACACCTGGACCACGCAGCCCTGGGGTGGCTGACCCCCGCGCTGTCGTACGTGATGGCCTGTATCGGCGCCGCACTGGGTCTGCGCTGCACCGTCCGCGCGCTCGCCGCCACCGGCCGCTCGCGCCGCAACTGGCTCGTCACCGCCGCCTCGGCCATCGGAACCGGCATCTGGACCATGCACTTCGTGGCCATGCTGGGCTTCAGCGTCAGCGGCACCGACATCCGCTATGACGTGCCGCTCACCATCGCCAGCCTGCTCGTCGCGATGGCCGTCGTCTGCGCCGGGGTCTTCGCCGTCGGGTACGGCCGCGACCGCACCCGCGCGCTCTTCCTGGGCGGACTCACCACCGGGCTCGGCGTGGCCAGCATGCACTACCTGGGCATGGCGGCCGTGCGCCTGCACGGCCAGGTGGACTACGACCCGGTCCGCGTCGGACTCTCGGTGCTGATCGCCGTCGTCGCCGCGACGGCGGCACTCTGGGCGGCGCTCAACATCAGGTCGCCCGTCGCTGTCACCGTCGCCTCCCTGATCATGGGCGCGGCCGTGAGCAGCATGCACTACACCGGGATGTTCGCGGTCAGTGTGCGGGTCGCACCGGGCGGCGACGTCCTGCCCGGGGCCACGGCGATGCAGTTCATCTTCCCCCTCGCCGTCGGCCTCGGGTCCTATCTCTTCCTGACCTCGGCCTTCGTCGCCCTGTCCCCGACGACGGGCGAGCGCGAGGCCTCCGCCTCCGCACAGCGGCCGGTCGAGAGCGCCGCCCGCTAG
- a CDS encoding class I SAM-dependent methyltransferase: MSDDHTDVQEFFTTRAADWDARFPDDGPAYAAAVADLGLREGDRVLDAGCGTGRALPPLRAAVGSSGVVFGADLTPAMLEAAVRAGRHREGQLLLADVAELPLRSESLDAVFGAGLIAHLPEPGRNLRELARVVRPGGTLALFHPIGRAALAARQGRRITPEDLRAEPNLRPLLAGSGWRMTSYVDEDARFLALAVREG, encoded by the coding sequence ATGAGCGACGACCACACAGATGTCCAGGAGTTCTTCACCACTCGCGCCGCCGACTGGGACGCCCGCTTCCCCGACGACGGTCCCGCCTACGCGGCCGCGGTCGCCGATCTCGGGCTGCGCGAGGGTGACCGGGTGCTCGACGCCGGCTGCGGCACCGGGCGGGCCCTGCCGCCCCTGCGTGCCGCCGTGGGCTCCTCGGGAGTGGTCTTCGGGGCCGATCTGACCCCGGCCATGCTGGAGGCCGCCGTACGGGCGGGACGGCACCGGGAGGGGCAGTTGCTGCTCGCCGACGTGGCCGAGCTGCCGCTGCGGTCGGAGTCGCTCGACGCGGTGTTCGGTGCGGGCCTCATCGCCCATCTGCCCGAACCCGGTCGGAATCTGCGGGAGTTGGCCCGTGTGGTGCGCCCCGGCGGCACACTGGCGCTGTTCCACCCGATCGGCAGGGCGGCACTCGCGGCGCGTCAAGGGCGCCGGATCACGCCGGAGGATCTGCGGGCGGAGCCCAACCTCCGCCCGCTGCTGGCCGGTTCCGGCTGGCGCATGACGTCGTACGTCGACGAGGACGCCCGCTTCCTGGCGCTGGCCGTACGGGAGGGCTGA
- a CDS encoding alpha/beta fold hydrolase, which produces MRQAEFDGKGSHIRWTEAPGEEPVRVYVHGLGSMSSVYHAHIAARPELAGRRSLFVDLPGHGISDRPERFGYSLEENADAMAAVLDTAGLTGAELIAHSMGGAVALVLAHRRPDLVSRLVLTEANLDAFPPPAAGSSGIASYAEDDFVDGGHARVLEHVGPLWAATMRLADPRALHRSAVGLIRGSRPMMREILESLPVDRVYLQGELSGELAGRQALEAAGVRVVTVPGAGHNVMFDNTDAFVAAVAG; this is translated from the coding sequence ATGAGGCAGGCCGAGTTCGATGGCAAGGGGAGTCACATCAGGTGGACGGAGGCGCCGGGTGAGGAACCCGTGCGTGTGTATGTGCACGGCCTGGGGTCGATGTCGTCCGTGTATCACGCGCACATCGCGGCAAGGCCCGAACTCGCGGGCCGACGCAGTCTGTTCGTCGACCTGCCGGGGCACGGCATCAGCGACCGGCCCGAGCGCTTCGGCTATTCGCTTGAGGAGAACGCCGATGCCATGGCCGCCGTACTGGACACGGCGGGGCTGACCGGTGCCGAGCTGATCGCGCACAGCATGGGCGGTGCCGTCGCCCTCGTGCTCGCGCACCGCCGCCCCGACCTGGTCTCCCGGCTGGTCCTGACGGAGGCCAACCTCGACGCCTTCCCGCCGCCCGCCGCGGGCAGCAGCGGAATCGCCTCCTATGCGGAGGACGACTTCGTCGACGGCGGCCACGCCCGCGTGCTGGAGCACGTCGGACCACTGTGGGCGGCCACGATGCGGCTGGCGGACCCGCGCGCCCTGCACCGCAGCGCCGTCGGGCTGATCCGTGGATCGCGGCCCATGATGCGCGAGATCCTTGAGAGCCTGCCGGTCGACCGGGTTTATCTCCAGGGCGAACTCAGTGGCGAACTGGCGGGAAGGCAGGCGCTGGAGGCGGCGGGCGTGCGCGTGGTGACGGTGCCGGGCGCCGGCCACAACGTCATGTTCGACAACACGGACGCCTTCGTGGCCGCGGTCGCCGGGTGA
- a CDS encoding PadR family transcriptional regulator translates to MLELAILGFLYDAPLHGYELRKRITALTGHVRPIAESTLYPAIKRLEKAGLLERATEPGAVAAPRHVLTLTEEGRTELRRRLAEPVQRDITDENRWFTVLAFLRHLDDPAAQTAVLRRRLAFLEEPASFFYDGDRPLSAEELEDPFRRGILTIARATSRAELGWLRETITALDG, encoded by the coding sequence ATGCTGGAACTCGCCATCCTCGGCTTCCTCTACGACGCCCCCCTGCACGGCTATGAGCTGCGCAAGCGGATCACCGCGCTCACCGGGCACGTCCGCCCGATCGCCGAGAGCACGCTCTATCCGGCGATCAAGCGCCTGGAGAAGGCGGGCCTGCTGGAACGCGCCACGGAGCCCGGCGCGGTCGCCGCCCCCCGCCACGTCCTGACGCTCACCGAGGAGGGCAGGACGGAACTGCGGCGGCGGCTCGCCGAGCCGGTCCAGCGCGACATCACCGACGAGAACCGCTGGTTCACGGTGCTGGCCTTCCTGCGGCACCTGGACGACCCGGCCGCCCAGACAGCCGTACTGCGGCGCCGTCTCGCGTTCCTGGAGGAGCCCGCCAGCTTCTTCTACGACGGCGACCGGCCGCTGAGCGCCGAGGAGCTCGAGGACCCCTTCCGGCGCGGCATCCTCACCATCGCGCGCGCCACCTCGCGGGCCGAACTCGGCTGGCTGCGGGAGACGATCACCGCCCTCGACGGCTGA
- the sigJ gene encoding RNA polymerase sigma factor SigJ, translating to MALIMSDVDRFEAARPRLEAIAYRLLGSASEAEDAVQETFLRWQAAEIERIEVPEAWLTKVLTNFCLNQLTSARARRETYVGRWLPEPLLAGDPMLGPADTAEQRESVSYAVLVLLERLSPNERAVYVLREAFDYAHREIAEILDLTEAASQQIFHRAKKHVAEGKARTEIDEAAAKRIVEEFLAAATSGRTEPLVRLLTQDAVSVGDGGGKVLARAKAFEGALAVAKFLRGMFKPGEAKRAHVGGAPDIYATTANGGPAIVAVVDGRIVGIACLEVTAEGIAAVRNQVNPDKLARATRQWAAADHREPPLHTL from the coding sequence ATGGCGCTGATCATGAGTGATGTGGACCGGTTCGAGGCAGCCAGGCCCCGGTTGGAGGCCATTGCCTACCGGCTGCTCGGTTCGGCGAGCGAGGCGGAGGACGCCGTGCAGGAGACGTTCCTGCGCTGGCAGGCGGCCGAGATCGAGCGGATCGAGGTGCCCGAGGCCTGGCTGACGAAGGTTCTCACCAACTTCTGCCTCAATCAGCTCACTTCGGCACGCGCGCGGCGTGAGACGTACGTGGGCAGGTGGCTCCCCGAGCCGCTGCTCGCCGGGGACCCGATGCTCGGCCCGGCCGACACCGCCGAACAGCGCGAGTCGGTGTCGTACGCCGTCCTCGTCCTGCTGGAGCGGCTGTCGCCCAACGAGCGGGCGGTGTACGTGCTGCGCGAGGCCTTCGACTACGCGCACCGCGAGATCGCCGAGATCCTGGACCTCACCGAGGCCGCCAGCCAGCAGATCTTCCACCGGGCCAAGAAGCACGTCGCGGAGGGCAAGGCGCGCACCGAGATCGACGAGGCGGCCGCCAAGAGGATCGTCGAGGAGTTCCTGGCCGCGGCGACCAGCGGCCGCACCGAGCCCCTGGTGCGCCTGCTCACGCAGGACGCCGTGTCGGTCGGTGACGGCGGCGGGAAGGTCCTGGCCCGCGCGAAGGCGTTCGAGGGCGCGCTCGCGGTCGCCAAGTTCCTGCGCGGCATGTTCAAGCCCGGCGAGGCCAAGCGTGCGCACGTCGGCGGGGCTCCCGACATCTATGCCACGACCGCCAACGGAGGGCCCGCCATCGTGGCGGTCGTGGACGGCCGGATCGTCGGGATCGCCTGCCTCGAGGTCACCGCGGAGGGCATCGCCGCGGTCCGCAACCAGGTCAACCCCGACAAGCTCGCCCGCGCGACCCGGCAGTGGGCCGCAGCGGACCACCGGGAGCCCCCGCTCCACACCCTCTGA
- a CDS encoding NAD(P)/FAD-dependent oxidoreductase, giving the protein MKHRIVVLGAGYTGATAAGRLAKRLRREDVTITLVNAEPDLVERVRLHQLATGQDLRPRPFSEMFAGTGVELKLAKVTAMDVDSKAVTVTTADGAEELVAYDTLVYALGSGWNDQGVPGTAEHAHELSSRPGALRLRERLAALEAGRGVVVVGGGLTGLEAATEIAESRPDLDVALAARGTLGDWLSDKGRTHLRTVVDKLGITVHERTAVAAVAADSVKTADGTAIPAAVTIWTAGFAVHPLAQATALDVNEQGRIVVDSTMRSVSHPDVYAVGDAALAMGPGDKPLRMSCASGVPMAWHAADTIAARLTGGKLPKGSIRYVQQCISLGRKEGLIQFVTADDQAVDRALTGRMAARYKELICKGAAWGVANPTAGIPSRRRRIQRQGTESLTRAEAAA; this is encoded by the coding sequence ATGAAGCACCGCATCGTCGTCCTCGGAGCCGGCTACACCGGAGCGACCGCGGCCGGCCGCCTCGCCAAGCGACTGCGCCGCGAGGACGTCACCATCACCCTCGTCAACGCCGAGCCCGACCTGGTGGAGCGCGTCCGCCTGCACCAGCTGGCGACCGGCCAGGATCTCCGGCCCCGGCCGTTCAGCGAGATGTTCGCGGGCACGGGCGTGGAACTGAAGCTCGCGAAGGTCACCGCCATGGACGTGGACTCCAAGGCGGTGACCGTCACCACCGCGGACGGCGCCGAGGAACTCGTCGCGTACGACACGCTCGTCTACGCCCTCGGCAGCGGCTGGAACGACCAGGGCGTGCCCGGCACCGCCGAACACGCCCACGAGCTCTCCAGCCGCCCCGGCGCCCTGCGCCTCCGCGAGCGCCTGGCCGCTCTCGAAGCGGGCCGGGGCGTGGTCGTGGTCGGCGGTGGTCTGACCGGTCTGGAGGCCGCGACCGAGATCGCCGAGTCCCGCCCCGACCTCGACGTCGCCCTGGCCGCCCGAGGCACGCTCGGCGACTGGCTCTCGGACAAGGGCCGCACGCACCTGCGCACGGTGGTGGACAAGCTCGGTATCACGGTCCACGAACGCACCGCGGTCGCCGCGGTGGCGGCCGACAGCGTCAAGACCGCCGACGGTACGGCCATTCCGGCCGCGGTCACGATCTGGACCGCCGGCTTCGCCGTCCACCCGCTCGCCCAGGCGACCGCCCTGGACGTCAATGAGCAGGGCCGGATCGTCGTCGACTCCACCATGCGCTCGGTCTCCCATCCGGACGTGTACGCCGTGGGCGACGCCGCGTTGGCCATGGGACCCGGTGACAAGCCGCTGCGCATGTCCTGCGCCTCGGGTGTCCCCATGGCCTGGCATGCCGCGGACACCATCGCCGCCCGACTCACCGGCGGCAAGCTCCCGAAGGGGTCCATCCGCTACGTCCAGCAGTGCATCTCCCTCGGCCGCAAGGAGGGCCTGATCCAGTTCGTCACCGCCGACGACCAAGCGGTCGACCGCGCCCTGACGGGCCGTATGGCCGCCCGCTACAAGGAACTGATCTGCAAGGGCGCGGCCTGGGGTGTCGCCAACCCGACCGCGGGCATACCGTCCCGGCGTCGGCGCATCCAGCGGCAGGGGACCGAGAGCCTCACGCGTGCGGAGGCGGCCGCCTGA
- a CDS encoding tannase/feruloyl esterase family alpha/beta hydrolase, with product MRLSRGVPFVATTLIAAALTWPAPAGAASAGEEHCDRQDRVRVPGAAFQQSACLTDLTTTGLAGTPYTDLADQAGLTAAGTRVPSGVPGIQVDGYFPDSSRFNATHGWKHDAQFVIRLPDRWNGDLVVTGAPGTRRQYATDKAISDQVLAQGYAYAATDKGNNGSDFYRDGTRPGDAVAEWNTRTTQLTRAARKAVAQRYGHAPRRTYMTGISNGGYLTRWQLENHPELYDGGVDWEGALWTAHGPNLLTSLPTTVARMLGSARDEDLYAVGFARGSEFLWPYHEKAYWGVTQKIYRAEFDPSYAPACPGPSAGTTAEQILAPCAEDAVYDYASRPASVHRAVARVALTGRIGKPLITLHGDLDTLLPKAADSDVYERMVGTAGRGALHRYYTIEGGTHVDGLYDSHPDRLRPILPCYRSAFDALVSWVDGGVRPPADRAVERPADGDVVNSCALSDRARH from the coding sequence ATGCGCTTGTCCCGAGGTGTTCCGTTCGTCGCCACCACGCTGATCGCGGCGGCGCTCACCTGGCCGGCTCCCGCCGGAGCCGCGTCGGCAGGGGAGGAACACTGCGATCGCCAGGACCGGGTACGCGTCCCCGGCGCGGCCTTCCAACAGAGCGCCTGCCTCACGGACTTGACCACGACGGGGCTCGCCGGCACCCCGTACACGGACCTGGCCGACCAGGCGGGGCTGACGGCGGCCGGTACCCGTGTGCCGTCCGGCGTGCCAGGGATCCAGGTCGACGGCTACTTCCCGGACTCCTCGCGCTTCAACGCCACCCACGGCTGGAAGCACGACGCCCAGTTCGTCATCCGCCTGCCGGACCGCTGGAACGGCGACCTGGTCGTGACGGGCGCCCCGGGCACACGTCGGCAGTACGCGACGGACAAGGCGATCTCCGACCAGGTGCTCGCCCAGGGCTACGCGTACGCGGCGACCGACAAGGGCAACAACGGCTCCGACTTCTACCGCGACGGTACCCGGCCCGGCGACGCGGTGGCCGAGTGGAACACCCGGACCACCCAACTCACCCGCGCGGCCCGCAAGGCGGTGGCCCAGCGCTACGGACACGCCCCGCGTCGCACGTACATGACCGGTATCTCCAACGGCGGCTACCTCACCCGCTGGCAGCTGGAGAACCATCCGGAGCTCTACGACGGAGGCGTGGACTGGGAGGGCGCGCTGTGGACCGCTCACGGCCCCAACCTGCTGACCTCGCTGCCCACGACCGTGGCCCGGATGCTCGGTTCCGCGCGGGACGAGGATCTGTACGCGGTGGGCTTCGCGCGCGGGTCGGAGTTCCTGTGGCCGTACCACGAGAAGGCCTATTGGGGGGTCACGCAGAAGATCTACCGCGCCGAGTTCGATCCCTCGTACGCCCCGGCCTGCCCCGGCCCGTCTGCCGGGACCACCGCGGAGCAGATCCTCGCGCCCTGCGCCGAGGACGCCGTCTACGACTACGCGTCCCGCCCCGCCTCCGTCCACCGCGCGGTGGCCCGAGTCGCGCTGACCGGGCGGATCGGCAAGCCGCTGATCACCCTGCACGGCGATCTGGACACGCTGCTCCCGAAGGCGGCCGACTCCGATGTGTACGAGCGCATGGTCGGAACCGCCGGGCGGGGTGCGCTGCACCGCTACTACACGATCGAGGGCGGCACCCACGTGGACGGGCTGTACGACAGCCACCCGGACCGGCTGCGGCCGATCCTGCCCTGCTACCGGTCGGCGTTCGACGCGCTGGTGTCCTGGGTTGACGGGGGCGTACGGCCGCCCGCGGACCGAGCCGTCGAAAGGCCCGCGGACGGCGACGTCGTCAACTCCTGCGCGCTGTCGGATCGAGCCCGGCACTGA
- a CDS encoding DEAD/DEAH box helicase, with protein sequence MAAQTVPPATPSEIFELTHCCAVFVPGDPARTGRIAFWHSGSNTSPLVEAKSAEHLTVVVPGDDGVERVSVPAVLLPVRAALPVLIRARASAEAHRAGAFWGSAAVLALQLTARGLLLPGLSPADHDAWRVGPLGAGDIERVRRLAAAMPPEAHAVPLTATGALRLPDPEQLLRAFLDAVADTLPRTPAASLVTGGAAYAAPEPQHVPGHRAWAADVAAGHDAGVRLSLRIEVPGLTDATTQDAAPVFRAVLQVHGVSDQALVADAAQVWAGASAFGPRAQMDALLALRRAARAWPPLAPLLSATVPDAVELADEEVTDLLSTGARALAGAGVEVHWPKELSRELTARAVVGPPEDEQGPADLASDTPSFLSADALLSFDWRFALGDQQLTREDLDRLAEAHRPLVRLRDQWVLIDPEEVRRARGQQDRKVTPVDALSAALTGSTDVDGRRVEVRPTGWLAALRERLADPETQESVPQPAALAATLRDYQRRGLNWLARMTSLGLGCCLADDMGLGKTITLIALHLHRQTDDSSAGPTLVVCPTSLMGNWQREIEKFAPGTPVRRFHGSRRDLESLADGEFVLTTYGTMRLDAHRLGEVRWGMVVADEAQHVKNPYSATARELRSIGARARVALTGTPVENNLSELWAILDWTTPGLLGRLGTFRTRYAQSIEGGQDPAAAERLARLVRPFLLRRRKADPGIAPELPPKTETDRAVSLSKEQAGLYEAVVRETLAEIAEADSMARRGLIVKLLTGLKQICNHPAQYLKEERPRIAGRSGKLELLDELLDTILSEGAGVLVFTQYVRMGRLIERHLAARGVNSQFLHGGTPIAERERLVRRFQDGEVPVFLLSLKAAGTGLNLTRAEHVVHYDRWWNPAVEAQATDRAYRIGQTRPVQVHRLIAEGTIEDRIADMLSRKKELADAVLGSGEAALTELTDAELADLVELRGGAR encoded by the coding sequence ATCGCTGCGCAGACGGTCCCCCCGGCAACCCCCTCCGAGATCTTCGAACTGACCCACTGTTGTGCCGTGTTCGTGCCCGGTGATCCGGCGCGCACCGGCAGGATCGCCTTCTGGCACTCCGGCTCCAACACCTCTCCCCTCGTGGAGGCGAAGTCGGCCGAGCACCTGACCGTGGTCGTGCCCGGCGACGACGGCGTGGAGCGCGTAAGCGTTCCGGCCGTCCTGCTGCCCGTGCGCGCCGCGTTGCCGGTACTGATCCGCGCGCGTGCCTCCGCGGAGGCACATCGAGCCGGCGCCTTCTGGGGCTCGGCGGCGGTACTGGCGCTGCAACTGACCGCGCGGGGGCTGCTGTTGCCCGGTCTGTCACCGGCGGACCACGACGCCTGGCGCGTGGGCCCTCTCGGCGCCGGGGACATCGAGCGGGTGCGTCGGCTCGCCGCGGCGATGCCGCCCGAGGCGCATGCCGTACCGCTCACGGCCACTGGGGCGCTGCGGCTGCCCGACCCGGAGCAGCTGCTGCGCGCCTTCCTGGACGCCGTCGCGGACACCCTGCCCCGCACACCGGCGGCCTCTTTGGTGACGGGTGGTGCCGCCTACGCCGCGCCGGAGCCGCAGCACGTGCCCGGGCATCGCGCGTGGGCGGCCGATGTCGCCGCGGGCCATGACGCCGGGGTCCGCCTGTCGCTGCGGATCGAGGTCCCCGGCCTGACCGACGCCACCACGCAGGACGCGGCGCCCGTCTTCCGCGCGGTCCTCCAGGTGCACGGTGTGAGTGATCAGGCTCTCGTCGCCGACGCCGCTCAGGTCTGGGCCGGGGCCTCCGCCTTCGGTCCCCGCGCACAGATGGACGCCCTGCTGGCGCTGCGCCGTGCGGCCCGCGCGTGGCCGCCGCTCGCCCCTCTGCTGTCAGCCACGGTTCCCGACGCCGTCGAACTGGCCGACGAGGAAGTCACCGACCTGCTCTCCACGGGCGCCCGGGCCCTGGCCGGGGCGGGCGTCGAGGTGCACTGGCCCAAGGAACTGTCACGCGAGCTCACCGCCCGCGCGGTGGTCGGCCCGCCCGAGGACGAACAGGGTCCCGCCGACCTGGCCTCCGACACGCCCTCATTCCTCTCCGCCGACGCGCTGCTCTCCTTCGACTGGCGGTTCGCGCTGGGGGATCAGCAGCTCACCCGCGAGGATCTGGACCGCCTGGCCGAGGCCCACCGGCCCCTCGTACGGCTGCGCGACCAGTGGGTCCTGATCGATCCCGAGGAAGTGCGCCGGGCTCGCGGGCAGCAGGACCGCAAGGTGACGCCCGTCGACGCGCTCAGCGCCGCCCTGACGGGTTCGACGGACGTCGACGGCCGCAGGGTCGAGGTGCGGCCCACGGGGTGGCTGGCGGCCCTGCGGGAGCGTCTGGCCGACCCCGAGACACAGGAGTCGGTCCCGCAGCCCGCCGCGCTTGCCGCCACCCTGCGCGACTACCAGCGGCGGGGCCTGAACTGGCTGGCCCGCATGACCTCGCTCGGTCTGGGCTGCTGTCTCGCCGACGACATGGGACTGGGCAAGACCATCACGCTGATCGCGCTGCATCTGCACCGGCAGACCGACGACTCCTCGGCGGGTCCCACGCTGGTGGTGTGTCCGACGTCGCTGATGGGCAACTGGCAGCGCGAGATCGAGAAGTTCGCCCCCGGCACGCCCGTGCGCCGCTTCCACGGCTCCCGGCGCGACCTGGAGAGCCTCGCCGACGGGGAGTTCGTGCTCACCACCTACGGCACGATGCGCCTGGACGCGCACCGGCTCGGCGAGGTGCGGTGGGGCATGGTGGTGGCGGACGAGGCCCAGCATGTGAAGAACCCCTACTCGGCGACCGCGCGGGAGCTGCGCTCCATCGGCGCACGCGCGCGTGTGGCGCTGACCGGCACCCCGGTGGAGAACAACCTCTCGGAGCTGTGGGCGATTCTCGACTGGACGACTCCCGGGCTGCTCGGCCGCCTCGGCACGTTCCGCACGCGGTACGCGCAGTCCATCGAGGGCGGCCAGGACCCGGCCGCCGCCGAACGGCTCGCCCGGCTGGTCCGCCCGTTCCTGCTGCGCCGCCGCAAGGCGGATCCGGGCATCGCGCCGGAGCTGCCGCCGAAGACCGAGACAGACCGCGCGGTGTCGCTCTCCAAGGAGCAGGCGGGACTGTACGAGGCGGTGGTGCGCGAGACGCTCGCGGAGATCGCCGAGGCCGACAGCATGGCGCGGCGCGGGCTGATCGTGAAGCTGCTGACGGGCCTGAAGCAGATCTGCAACCACCCGGCGCAGTACCTCAAGGAGGAGCGGCCGAGGATCGCCGGGCGCTCCGGGAAGCTGGAGCTGCTGGACGAGTTGCTGGACACGATCCTCTCCGAGGGGGCCGGGGTTCTGGTCTTCACCCAGTACGTGCGCATGGGGCGCCTCATCGAGCGGCATCTGGCGGCCCGTGGGGTGAACTCGCAGTTCCTGCACGGCGGTACGCCGATCGCCGAGCGCGAGCGGCTGGTGCGCCGGTTCCAAGACGGTGAAGTGCCCGTCTTCCTGCTGTCGTTGAAGGCGGCCGGCACGGGCCTGAATCTCACGCGGGCCGAGCATGTCGTGCACTACGACCGCTGGTGGAACCCGGCCGTGGAGGCGCAGGCCACGGACCGCGCGTACCGGATCGGTCAGACGCGGCCCGTTCAGGTGCACCGGCTGATCGCCGAGGGAACCATCGAGGACCGTATCGCCGACATGCTGAGCCGCAAGAAGGAGCTGGCCGACGCGGTGCTCGGCTCCGGTGAGGCGGCGTTGACCGAGCTGACGGACGCGGAACTGGCCGATCTGGTGGAGCTGCGAGGGGGCGCGCGATGA
- a CDS encoding SWF or SNF family helicase — MSRYDGDQDLERTFAALPPAHGKGFAQTWWGQAWLKALEDTALDSAQLKAGRRLARAGAVGAVSVRPGRITAVVQDRDRTHHRADVLLEELSGEQWDRFLDMAVERAGHVAALLDRDMPPHLVEDAADTGVDLLPGLGDLEPECDCGAWDHCAHTAALCYQVARLLDQDPFVLLLMRGRAERALLDALQARSTAPAEAAETAPEPEGVDAAEAFAAGDILPPLPDLPELPAEPGEPPSLDTETPPPPGTDPASLEYLAARTATEAHHLLVDVLRAGPQDPVPDVELPLAQDAVRLALGAPVPTVAERLADGSGRTGEQLALAVRAWEFGGAAGTAVLEEEWAVDGETLVRARAALEAAWEEEERPQLRAKGNRWTAVGTSGQVRLGRDGRWWPYRKERGRWVPAGGPAQDPATALASAETGPEA, encoded by the coding sequence ATGAGTCGCTACGACGGTGATCAGGACCTGGAGCGCACGTTCGCGGCGCTGCCTCCCGCGCACGGGAAAGGCTTCGCGCAGACGTGGTGGGGCCAGGCCTGGCTGAAGGCGCTGGAGGACACGGCGCTGGACTCCGCACAGCTCAAGGCGGGCCGCAGGCTCGCCCGCGCGGGAGCGGTGGGCGCGGTGTCTGTGCGCCCGGGGCGCATCACGGCCGTGGTCCAGGACCGCGACCGTACCCACCACCGCGCGGACGTCCTGCTGGAGGAGCTGTCCGGGGAGCAGTGGGACCGGTTCCTGGACATGGCCGTCGAGCGGGCCGGGCATGTGGCGGCGCTGCTGGACCGTGACATGCCGCCGCACCTGGTCGAGGACGCGGCGGACACCGGCGTCGACCTGCTGCCGGGCTTGGGCGACCTGGAACCCGAGTGCGACTGCGGGGCATGGGACCACTGCGCGCACACGGCGGCCCTGTGCTACCAGGTGGCGCGGCTGCTGGACCAGGACCCCTTCGTGCTGCTGCTGATGCGCGGACGGGCCGAACGCGCCCTGCTGGACGCCCTCCAGGCCCGCAGCACCGCGCCCGCCGAGGCCGCGGAGACCGCTCCCGAACCCGAGGGCGTGGACGCGGCGGAGGCGTTCGCGGCCGGGGACATCCTGCCGCCGCTGCCGGACCTCCCCGAACTCCCCGCGGAGCCCGGGGAACCGCCGTCCCTCGACACCGAGACCCCTCCCCCGCCCGGCACCGATCCCGCGTCCCTGGAGTACCTCGCCGCCCGCACGGCAACGGAGGCACACCACCTGCTCGTCGACGTGCTACGCGCGGGCCCGCAGGATCCCGTGCCGGACGTGGAACTGCCGCTCGCCCAGGACGCGGTACGGCTCGCCCTCGGCGCTCCCGTGCCGACCGTGGCGGAGCGCCTCGCCGACGGTTCGGGGCGTACCGGGGAGCAGTTGGCCCTGGCGGTGCGGGCGTGGGAGTTCGGCGGGGCGGCCGGGACGGCCGTGCTGGAGGAGGAGTGGGCCGTGGACGGGGAAACGCTCGTACGCGCGCGTGCGGCTCTGGAGGCGGCCTGGGAAGAGGAGGAACGGCCGCAGTTGAGGGCGAAGGGCAACCGGTGGACGGCCGTCGGCACTTCCGGGCAGGTGCGGCTGGGACGGGACGGCCGCTGGTGGCCGTACCGGAAGGAGCGGGGCCGCTGGGTGCCGGCCGGCGGCCCGGCACAGGACCCGGCCACGGCACTGGCCTCGGCGGAGACCGGGCCGGAGGCGTGA